Proteins from a genomic interval of Gordonia sp. SL306:
- a CDS encoding SDR family NAD(P)-dependent oxidoreductase, protein MQPGSGQQHGGQHDVGQRYRGRRVLITGAGSGIGQATTLRMLEEGAQVVAADVSEAGLADTKDKAGASATLTTVVVDVADEASVRAGVAAAVESLGGLDVLVNAAGILRSAHSHEMSVELFESVLRINLTGTFLMIRESIPALREGTSPAVVNFSSTSAAFAHPYMAAYAASKGGIQAMTHALASEYGKAGIRFNAVQPGSISSGMTDGSGASGQSAGPGLPEDADYSLFPTPLLFGGGFAPPQVVAGVVAMLASADAAFITGTEVRVDGGSHA, encoded by the coding sequence ATGCAGCCAGGCAGTGGACAGCAACACGGTGGACAACACGACGTGGGTCAGCGGTATCGGGGACGCCGGGTCCTGATCACCGGTGCGGGTTCGGGGATCGGTCAGGCGACCACCTTGCGGATGCTCGAGGAAGGGGCGCAGGTTGTCGCGGCCGATGTGAGCGAGGCGGGCCTGGCCGACACCAAGGACAAGGCGGGGGCCTCGGCGACCCTGACGACTGTTGTCGTCGACGTCGCCGACGAGGCGTCGGTCCGGGCGGGCGTTGCCGCGGCGGTCGAGTCGCTCGGCGGCCTGGACGTCCTGGTCAACGCCGCGGGAATCCTGCGTTCGGCGCACAGCCACGAGATGTCGGTGGAGTTGTTCGAGAGCGTCCTCCGGATCAATCTCACGGGTACCTTCCTGATGATCCGTGAGTCCATCCCGGCACTGCGGGAGGGGACATCGCCCGCGGTGGTGAACTTCAGCTCGACGTCGGCGGCATTCGCGCATCCCTACATGGCCGCGTACGCCGCCAGCAAGGGCGGCATCCAGGCGATGACCCATGCCCTGGCCTCCGAATACGGGAAGGCGGGCATCCGGTTCAACGCGGTACAGCCCGGATCGATCTCGTCGGGGATGACCGACGGCAGCGGAGCGAGCGGACAGAGTGCGGGACCCGGGCTGCCCGAGGATGCCGACTACTCCCTGTTCCCCACACCGCTGCTATTCGGCGGCGGCTTCGCGCCGCCGCAGGTGGTGGCAGGTGTGGTCGCGATGCTGGCCAGCGCTGACGCGGCGTTCATCACCGGCACCGAGGTACGGGTCGACGGCGGTTCGCACGCCTGA